In one window of Methanoculleus chikugoensis DNA:
- a CDS encoding Hsp20/alpha crystallin family protein yields MTGREDDSSGPGRRQEGDQRANNREGGERGELPPVSRGGSRDFPGLSAEFRVDILEHGDEVIVVAELPGAEKDEIRINLLNPQILRITARRAGPVEEEPGKYYVHERGDGTLSRMIRLPASVVEEGAGTRFKNGVLEIRLKKMRRRSGPGGKKIPIG; encoded by the coding sequence GTGACAGGAAGAGAAGACGACTCCTCCGGCCCCGGGCGGCGGCAGGAAGGGGATCAGAGAGCGAACAATCGGGAGGGCGGGGAAAGAGGCGAGTTGCCGCCGGTCTCACGCGGCGGCAGCCGCGACTTCCCCGGCCTCTCTGCGGAATTCCGGGTCGACATTCTCGAACACGGCGACGAGGTGATCGTCGTTGCGGAATTGCCCGGCGCAGAAAAGGACGAGATCCGGATCAACCTGCTGAACCCTCAGATTCTGCGAATAACGGCGAGGCGCGCCGGGCCGGTCGAGGAGGAGCCGGGGAAGTACTACGTCCACGAACGCGGAGACGGCACCCTGAGCCGGATGATACGCCTGCCCGCGAGCGTGGTAGAAGAAGGCGCCGGGACCAGGTTCAAGAACGGCGTCCTCGAAATCCGCCTGAAGAAGATGAGGAGACGGTCCGGACCCGGCGGCAAGAAGATCCCCATCGGGTGA
- a CDS encoding glycosyltransferase — MIVTDLPGYPSLREYQRIAGTKQFSAIEELAGRLSGVRIQEINSTRYGGGVSEILISYVPFLNALGLDTTWSVMEAEPAFFDVTKTLHNFLQGRGGGFSPEMIETYWEAQRQNEGLIEDDSDVVTIHDPQPLGLVEFLTNRELERKRLLWRCHVQLETVPTTTVGSIGNILRRLVEKYHAGIFSSFQYLPLWNVPSFIIPPFIDPLSEKNRDLPVSEIDATLAKYGIDPEKPIVTQVSRYDAFKDPVGVIQAFKMVRRKIPCQLVLVGGRACDDPECFIVLREVRETAEDDPDIHILDLPPDSHREINAIQRASDVIVQKSIKEGFGLTVTEGLWKEKPVVAGSVGGIPLQIRDGWNGYLVSTIRETADQILHLLRNPELAHEMGARGREFVREYYLLTRGVQDHLTAIDQVVNGRITARDSVICYHPQVVTTRMAGCAARH, encoded by the coding sequence ATGATTGTTACGGATCTCCCCGGGTATCCCTCTCTCAGGGAATATCAGCGGATAGCTGGTACAAAGCAGTTTTCGGCGATCGAGGAACTTGCCGGGCGTCTCTCCGGCGTCAGGATCCAGGAGATCAACTCGACCCGCTACGGTGGCGGCGTCTCGGAGATCCTGATCTCGTACGTTCCGTTTCTCAACGCGCTCGGCCTCGATACAACCTGGAGCGTCATGGAGGCCGAACCGGCGTTCTTCGACGTGACAAAGACGCTCCACAACTTCCTTCAGGGCCGGGGAGGCGGGTTCTCACCGGAGATGATCGAGACATACTGGGAGGCCCAGCGGCAGAACGAAGGGTTGATCGAGGACGATTCCGACGTCGTGACCATTCACGATCCTCAGCCGCTCGGCCTCGTCGAGTTCCTGACGAACCGGGAACTCGAACGAAAGAGGCTACTCTGGCGGTGTCACGTCCAGCTGGAGACGGTGCCCACCACGACCGTCGGGAGCATCGGCAACATCCTGCGCAGGCTGGTCGAGAAGTACCACGCCGGCATATTCTCCAGTTTCCAGTATCTTCCTCTCTGGAACGTGCCGAGTTTCATCATCCCGCCGTTCATCGATCCCCTATCCGAGAAGAACCGTGATCTCCCCGTATCCGAGATCGATGCTACCCTCGCGAAGTACGGCATCGACCCGGAAAAGCCGATCGTCACCCAGGTCTCCCGGTACGACGCCTTCAAAGACCCGGTCGGGGTCATTCAGGCGTTCAAGATGGTTCGCCGGAAGATACCCTGCCAGCTCGTCCTCGTCGGCGGGCGGGCGTGTGACGACCCGGAATGTTTCATCGTCCTGCGCGAGGTCCGTGAGACGGCCGAGGACGATCCCGATATCCATATCCTCGACCTCCCGCCGGACAGCCACCGCGAGATCAACGCTATCCAGCGGGCGTCCGACGTGATCGTCCAGAAGTCCATCAAAGAGGGGTTCGGGCTGACGGTGACCGAAGGGCTCTGGAAGGAGAAACCCGTCGTCGCCGGGAGCGTCGGCGGCATACCGCTCCAGATCCGCGACGGCTGGAACGGCTACCTGGTCTCGACGATCCGGGAGACCGCCGACCAGATCCTCCATCTTCTCCGGAACCCGGAGTTGGCTCACGAGATGGGTGCACGAGGGAGAGAGTTCGTGCGGGAGTACTATCTCCTCACCCGGGGCGTGCAGGATCACCTCACCGCCATCGATCAGGTGGTCAACGGCAGGATCACCGCCCGGGACAGCGTCATCTGCTACCACCCACAGGTGGTGACGACCCGGATGGCCGGGTGCGCGGCCCGGCACTGA
- a CDS encoding sensor histidine kinase, with protein MSCIREDLFTETDIVKMIVVVSFSAISLMLTAATPVNAQLFCPLVYCIPILLVALWFPRQAFWTTTLLVIGFVIIRVYLSGLGFAVDPVMTGLHTMIFFWVFGAATLFSQDSHLAASRCRRIIEDTRNAKFLCDPETLRVVCASRKCADILGYAPRELVGIPAEAFWADETGKAWFIEEMEREGYVGNAEMTFYTHKGDARRVLLSCRVLPSENLFECTVVDTGRLLGENDELIRSNGRLLDLIRQTNDIFFMLDAAGCIVHFTWARAPEYGISPDDLVGKGVDALLPDDLAAQSMERIRKVIGEQKSACHDLDLDIAGTRHTFSISIAPYNGVDGAFTGVVGSARDTSEVRRQRLACRQLSWEVEQWKGLITKLAHELRTPLQPLLGYLRMIVEDPDYYGLTKETEKILKTCLACADQEQAVVERAIELSLLTMDYVDLTVQEIPLRELVAAAVSEGGYGKSALIYNEIPDNVRILGDPDRLSMAVTGLVSNAVKYNEPPEKVWIRYTGSNENHYIMVCDNGIGIPGDIIESIFEPFYIGDARQACTEGSTGLGLSIANKYVKLHGGDITVTSEVGEGSTFTIRIPREV; from the coding sequence TTGAGCTGTATTCGAGAGGATCTCTTTACCGAGACGGATATCGTCAAGATGATCGTGGTGGTCTCGTTCTCGGCAATATCGCTCATGCTCACGGCGGCTACACCGGTGAACGCTCAGCTCTTCTGTCCCCTGGTTTACTGCATCCCGATACTCCTTGTCGCCCTCTGGTTCCCCCGGCAGGCGTTCTGGACGACAACGCTCCTTGTTATCGGGTTTGTGATCATCCGGGTGTACCTATCGGGGCTCGGCTTTGCTGTCGACCCCGTGATGACAGGGCTGCACACGATGATATTCTTCTGGGTCTTCGGGGCTGCGACGCTCTTTTCGCAGGATTCGCACCTGGCCGCCTCCCGGTGCAGGCGGATCATCGAGGATACCCGGAATGCGAAATTCCTCTGCGACCCCGAAACCCTCCGCGTCGTCTGCGCCAGCAGAAAGTGTGCTGATATCCTCGGTTATGCACCCCGGGAGCTCGTCGGCATCCCGGCAGAGGCGTTCTGGGCGGACGAGACCGGCAAAGCGTGGTTCATCGAGGAGATGGAGCGGGAAGGCTACGTCGGAAACGCGGAGATGACGTTTTACACGCACAAAGGTGATGCGAGGAGAGTTCTTCTCTCCTGCAGGGTTCTCCCCTCCGAGAACCTCTTCGAGTGTACGGTCGTGGACACCGGCAGGCTTCTCGGCGAGAACGACGAGCTCATCCGGTCGAACGGGCGACTGCTGGACCTCATCCGGCAGACAAACGATATCTTCTTCATGCTGGATGCAGCGGGCTGCATCGTGCATTTCACCTGGGCTCGTGCGCCCGAGTACGGGATCTCTCCCGACGATCTCGTCGGGAAGGGTGTGGACGCCCTTCTTCCCGACGATCTCGCCGCGCAGAGCATGGAACGGATCCGGAAAGTGATCGGAGAACAGAAGAGTGCCTGTCACGATCTCGATCTGGATATCGCAGGCACCCGGCATACCTTCTCCATTTCGATCGCACCGTACAACGGGGTGGACGGTGCGTTCACGGGCGTCGTAGGTTCGGCACGGGACACCTCCGAGGTGCGGCGGCAGAGGCTTGCGTGCAGGCAGCTCTCCTGGGAAGTCGAACAGTGGAAGGGGCTCATCACCAAACTGGCCCACGAGTTACGCACCCCGTTGCAACCGCTTCTCGGCTATCTCCGGATGATCGTCGAAGATCCTGATTATTACGGCCTCACAAAGGAGACGGAAAAGATCCTCAAGACCTGTCTTGCGTGCGCCGACCAGGAGCAGGCTGTGGTGGAGAGGGCGATCGAGCTCAGTCTGCTCACGATGGACTACGTCGATCTGACTGTCCAGGAGATACCGCTCCGCGAGCTCGTTGCCGCCGCCGTCTCTGAGGGCGGATACGGGAAAAGTGCCCTGATTTACAACGAAATACCTGATAACGTCCGTATCCTGGGAGATCCCGACCGGCTTTCCATGGCGGTCACAGGATTGGTATCGAATGCTGTTAAGTATAATGAACCGCCAGAGAAAGTATGGATCCGGTATACGGGATCAAATGAGAATCATTATATTATGGTGTGTGATAATGGCATCGGTATCCCCGGGGATATCATCGAATCGATCTTCGAGCCGTTCTACATAGGAGATGCCAGGCAGGCCTGCACCGAGGGCAGCACCGGTCTTGGGCTCTCGATCGCGAACAAGTATGTCAAGTTGCACGGGGGAGACATAACGGTGACGAGTGAGGTGGGCGAAGGGAGCACCTTCACCATCAGGATACCAAGGGAGGTATGA
- a CDS encoding 2,5-diamino-6-(ribosylamino)-4(3H)-pyrimidinone 5'-phosphate reductase, which yields MRPFVFVNIAMSADGKISTRERRQVRISGNEDYLRVDRIKAESDAIMVGIGTVLADNPSLTVKSAELRERRRAAGKEENPIRIVVDGWGKTPLDADILHKGSGRRIVAVSQKAPQKAVDDLGKHAAVIVGGEETVDLRGLLEELHRQGVRRLMVEGGGTLIWTLFEQGLVDELQAFVGSIVIGGKDAPTPADGTGFLREEDFPRLRIIEAVRLDDGLLVRWSVERT from the coding sequence ATGCGCCCGTTTGTCTTCGTCAACATCGCCATGAGCGCTGACGGAAAGATCTCGACGAGAGAGCGGCGACAGGTGAGGATCTCGGGTAACGAGGATTACCTGCGGGTCGACCGGATCAAAGCGGAGAGCGATGCCATCATGGTCGGCATCGGCACGGTGCTCGCCGACAACCCTTCGCTCACCGTCAAGTCCGCGGAACTCCGGGAGCGGCGGAGGGCGGCCGGAAAGGAGGAGAACCCCATCCGCATCGTGGTGGACGGCTGGGGGAAGACGCCCCTGGATGCGGATATCCTTCACAAGGGAAGCGGGAGACGCATCGTCGCGGTTTCACAGAAGGCACCCCAGAAAGCCGTAGATGACCTCGGTAAGCACGCCGCCGTCATCGTCGGCGGCGAAGAGACCGTCGATCTTCGCGGCCTGCTTGAAGAGCTGCACCGGCAGGGCGTCCGGCGCCTGATGGTCGAGGGAGGGGGGACGTTGATCTGGACGCTTTTTGAGCAGGGGCTTGTCGACGAACTCCAGGCGTTCGTCGGCAGCATCGTCATCGGAGGGAAGGACGCCCCCACACCTGCCGACGGCACTGGTTTTCTCCGGGAGGAAGACTTTCCCCGGCTACGGATCATCGAGGCCGTCCGGCTCGACGACGGCCTGCTCGTACGGTGGAGCGTGGAGAGAACATGA
- a CDS encoding ferritin-like domain-containing protein, giving the protein MAQFKPFEMEGMPIEEQPMNWKDMVPAPYDKKAVDAYTRTRIILMNGIENNAVLMSHAIERMHPDPGVKKSMALMRRIDSQQQETVNWLNPADQSIIETTLGYEQVAVDLTANLAQNEPDPYVKQTLDFALLEDFDHLYRYSCLYDYIEGGDPDSIVQGRTEVKPGRPTSIEHRHPYDSMRKHYDKDTADIKTKMNYITITAGEQQTMLYYRAHGFMYPDEIARQLYAEIAEIEEQHVTQYGLLGDPNETMLEKMAMIELNEAYLYYSFAEQESDPRIKGIWENFMKMEVTHFNECARLIKQYEGRDIQDIVKADVIEPLVVFEENKDYVNSVIDAQLDLAPNNMEYVRMRDLPDDWASFGYQRVMNAKGVPSEEVVGKAGPTLAERDQMQSIRKVKQEMARRVEKGMAAVPAR; this is encoded by the coding sequence ATGGCGCAATTCAAACCATTCGAGATGGAGGGCATGCCTATCGAAGAGCAGCCCATGAACTGGAAGGATATGGTTCCGGCCCCGTACGACAAGAAGGCGGTCGACGCCTACACCCGGACCCGGATCATCCTCATGAACGGGATCGAGAACAACGCCGTCCTGATGTCGCACGCGATCGAGCGGATGCACCCGGACCCCGGGGTGAAGAAGTCGATGGCCCTGATGCGGCGGATCGACTCCCAGCAGCAGGAGACGGTCAACTGGCTCAACCCGGCGGACCAGTCGATCATCGAGACCACGCTCGGCTACGAGCAGGTCGCGGTCGACCTCACCGCGAACCTGGCGCAGAACGAGCCGGATCCCTACGTGAAGCAGACGCTGGACTTTGCCCTGCTCGAGGACTTCGACCACCTCTACCGCTACAGTTGCCTCTACGACTACATCGAGGGCGGCGACCCCGACTCGATCGTCCAGGGCAGGACCGAGGTCAAACCCGGCCGGCCGACAAGCATCGAGCACCGCCACCCCTATGACTCGATGCGCAAGCACTACGACAAGGATACGGCCGATATCAAGACGAAGATGAACTACATCACGATCACCGCCGGAGAACAGCAGACGATGCTCTACTACCGGGCGCACGGGTTCATGTATCCCGACGAGATCGCGCGGCAACTGTATGCCGAGATCGCGGAGATCGAGGAGCAGCACGTCACCCAGTATGGTCTGCTCGGCGACCCGAACGAGACGATGCTTGAGAAGATGGCGATGATAGAACTCAACGAGGCGTACCTCTACTACTCCTTTGCGGAGCAGGAGAGCGACCCGAGGATCAAGGGGATCTGGGAGAACTTCATGAAGATGGAAGTCACGCACTTCAACGAGTGTGCACGGCTCATCAAGCAGTATGAGGGCCGCGATATCCAGGATATCGTGAAGGCCGACGTCATCGAGCCCCTGGTCGTCTTCGAGGAGAACAAAGACTACGTCAACAGCGTCATCGACGCCCAGCTCGATCTTGCGCCGAACAACATGGAGTATGTGCGGATGCGCGACCTCCCGGACGACTGGGCGAGTTTCGGCTACCAGCGCGTCATGAACGCAAAGGGTGTCCCGAGCGAGGAGGTCGTCGGGAAAGCGGGCCCGACCCTTGCTGAGCGCGACCAGATGCAGAGCATCAGGAAGGTCAAGCAGGAGATGGCTCGCCGGGTCGAGAAGGGCATGGCAGCGGTGCCGGCCCGGTGA
- a CDS encoding FMN-binding glutamate synthase family protein, translated as MNLRRPNANDATGTANRSRDVVPMSGICSRCVDGCKGSCEIWLSSFRGREVLYPGPFGEITAGADKDYPIDYSHLNIQGYARGAKGLPEGVEANPDTAVFQGVDTRTEYGWATRVPMRVPIFTGALGSTEIARANWDHFAIGAAIAGITLVCGENVCGVDPGLVLDHDGRVARSPEMDRRIESYRKFKDRYGELLVQLNVEDTRLGTAEYVSSKHNQEAIELKWGQGAKCIGGEIKVGSLDQASQLKDRGYIVLPDPGVHEVQAAFKDGALKEFERHSRLGFVTREEFLEEVDRLREIGFKRVTLKTGAYSAVELAMAIRYGAEAKLDLLTIDGAPGGTGMSPWPMMNEWGIPTFYIESLAYRFAERLRERGIRVPDIAIAGGFADEANVFKGIAMGSPYVKAVCMGRALMIPGMVGKNIATWLESGEIPRTVSKYGSSAEEIFVCYEELKERYPGRMNEIPFGAIGIYTYAQKFRTGLQQIMAGTRNFSLKTVGRNDLMTLTEEAEAVSGIPYVMRAYRDAAEAILDS; from the coding sequence ATGAATCTGCGAAGACCAAACGCTAACGATGCGACGGGAACGGCCAACCGCTCCCGTGACGTCGTTCCGATGTCCGGCATCTGCAGCCGGTGCGTCGACGGATGCAAAGGATCCTGCGAGATCTGGCTCTCCTCGTTCCGGGGCAGAGAAGTACTCTACCCCGGCCCGTTCGGCGAGATCACGGCCGGCGCAGATAAAGACTACCCGATCGACTACTCGCACCTGAACATCCAGGGCTACGCCCGGGGCGCAAAAGGGCTGCCGGAAGGCGTCGAGGCCAATCCCGACACCGCCGTCTTTCAGGGCGTCGATACCCGGACCGAATACGGGTGGGCGACCAGAGTGCCGATGCGGGTGCCGATCTTCACCGGGGCGCTCGGGTCGACCGAGATTGCACGGGCGAACTGGGATCACTTCGCCATCGGAGCCGCTATAGCGGGTATCACGCTCGTCTGCGGGGAGAACGTCTGCGGCGTCGATCCGGGACTGGTGCTCGATCATGACGGCAGAGTCGCCCGGTCGCCCGAGATGGATCGCCGGATCGAGTCCTACAGGAAGTTCAAAGACCGCTACGGCGAGCTTCTGGTGCAGCTGAACGTGGAAGATACGAGGCTCGGGACCGCCGAGTACGTCTCCTCGAAGCACAACCAGGAGGCGATCGAACTGAAGTGGGGCCAGGGGGCAAAGTGCATCGGCGGCGAGATCAAGGTCGGCAGCCTCGACCAGGCGAGCCAGCTCAAGGATCGCGGGTACATCGTCCTCCCCGACCCGGGGGTTCACGAGGTGCAGGCGGCCTTCAAGGACGGCGCCCTGAAGGAGTTCGAGCGGCACTCCCGTCTCGGCTTCGTCACCCGGGAAGAGTTCCTCGAAGAGGTCGACCGGCTTCGCGAGATCGGCTTTAAGCGGGTCACCCTCAAGACCGGCGCCTACTCGGCCGTCGAACTCGCGATGGCAATCCGTTACGGGGCCGAAGCGAAGCTCGACCTCCTCACCATCGACGGCGCACCCGGCGGTACGGGGATGAGCCCCTGGCCGATGATGAACGAGTGGGGCATTCCGACATTCTACATCGAGTCGCTTGCTTACCGGTTCGCCGAGAGGCTCCGGGAGCGGGGCATACGCGTCCCGGACATCGCCATCGCCGGCGGGTTCGCGGACGAGGCCAACGTCTTCAAGGGGATCGCCATGGGAAGCCCCTACGTCAAGGCAGTCTGCATGGGCCGCGCTCTGATGATCCCCGGCATGGTCGGGAAGAACATCGCTACGTGGCTTGAATCCGGCGAGATCCCCAGGACCGTCTCGAAGTACGGCAGCAGCGCCGAGGAGATCTTCGTCTGCTACGAGGAGCTCAAGGAGAGATACCCCGGCCGGATGAACGAGATCCCGTTTGGAGCAATCGGGATCTACACCTACGCCCAGAAGTTCAGAACCGGACTCCAGCAGATCATGGCCGGAACCCGGAACTTCAGCCTCAAGACGGTCGGCCGGAACGACCTGATGACCCTGACCGAGGAGGCGGAAGCGGTCTCCGGCATCCCGTACGTGATGCGGGCTTACCGCGACGCTGCCGAGGCGATCCTCGACTCGTGA
- a CDS encoding response regulator, which yields MGNKIMVVDDDLPTLEVMELLLKKIDREPLLVHNGWDALRAIKKEKPALIILDVMMSPIDGWQFLEELKRNDEYRDIPVLLFTAKHVWPEEYSRYANDIVGVLEKPISLAELKAALERALPRDASSRTDDDARRTLPIKSG from the coding sequence TTGGGAAACAAGATTATGGTCGTCGACGATGACCTGCCGACGCTGGAAGTAATGGAACTGCTGCTCAAGAAGATCGACCGCGAACCGCTCCTGGTCCACAACGGATGGGATGCCCTGCGGGCGATCAAGAAAGAGAAGCCCGCGCTCATTATTCTCGATGTGATGATGTCTCCTATAGACGGATGGCAGTTCCTGGAAGAACTCAAACGAAATGACGAATACAGGGATATCCCTGTCTTGCTCTTCACCGCAAAACATGTCTGGCCGGAAGAGTATTCGAGATATGCGAACGATATCGTCGGTGTCCTGGAAAAGCCCATCTCTCTTGCCGAGTTGAAGGCCGCCCTGGAGAGGGCCCTTCCCCGGGACGCCTCTTCTCGCACGGACGACGACGCTCGTCGGACCCTGCCGATCAAGAGCGGGTGA